Proteins from a single region of Paenibacillus sp. BIHB 4019:
- a CDS encoding LacI family DNA-binding transcriptional regulator, with the protein MKQVTIYDIAKEAKVSVATVSRVLNDTAPVKGSTRAKIEELIQKYNFQPNAMARSLLKKETGIIGVIVPDLTNPFFPEVFAGAEEEGQQSGHTFLLSNSIGDYAKESEYLSIMREKRVDGVIFLGGRINLKNCDEHLVQELVQHASIIPTVLVNGGLRNTNLIRVATDEAVGTALAVRHLTQLGHTEIGFIGGESHMTTTSIKLRAFRKTMKDEGLEIRENWLLPDSFSIDSGKRQMLKLLDMEERPTAVFCVNDYTAIGAIKAATEAGLTIPTDISIVGFDDIPLAHHFIPELTTVSQQAHELGRMAVQVLKAIMKKEKVKQLTSLAPQLIVRQSTEARSGQKKVSSN; encoded by the coding sequence TTGAAACAGGTCACCATTTATGATATTGCCAAAGAGGCCAAAGTATCGGTTGCCACCGTATCCAGGGTATTGAACGATACCGCCCCGGTAAAGGGATCTACACGAGCCAAGATTGAAGAGCTTATTCAAAAATACAACTTTCAGCCTAACGCAATGGCCAGAAGCTTACTAAAAAAAGAAACCGGCATTATTGGTGTCATTGTTCCTGATCTGACCAATCCTTTTTTCCCGGAAGTGTTCGCTGGAGCGGAGGAGGAGGGACAGCAGTCGGGACATACTTTTCTGCTTAGCAATTCTATCGGGGATTACGCGAAAGAATCGGAGTATCTCAGCATTATGCGGGAGAAACGCGTCGATGGTGTTATTTTTCTAGGGGGAAGAATTAATTTAAAAAACTGCGATGAGCATTTGGTGCAGGAGCTCGTGCAGCATGCCAGCATCATTCCGACTGTGCTCGTTAACGGCGGGCTGCGCAATACGAACTTGATTAGAGTGGCTACGGACGAAGCGGTAGGTACTGCTCTCGCGGTCCGGCACCTGACCCAGCTGGGGCATACCGAAATCGGCTTCATTGGCGGGGAAAGCCATATGACGACAACTTCAATCAAGCTGCGGGCCTTCCGAAAGACGATGAAGGATGAAGGGCTGGAAATTCGGGAAAATTGGCTGCTGCCGGACAGCTTCTCCATTGATTCGGGCAAGCGCCAAATGCTGAAGCTGCTCGACATGGAAGAGAGGCCAACCGCTGTTTTCTGCGTCAACGATTATACCGCGATCGGGGCAATTAAGGCGGCGACAGAGGCTGGACTTACCATTCCAACTGACATTTCGATTGTTGGATTTGATGATATTCCTTTGGCGCATCATTTTATCCCTGAGCTCACTACCGTTTCCCAGCAGGCGCATGAGCTTGGGCGAATGGCGGTTCAAGTGCTTAAAGCGATCATGAAGAAGGAAAAGGTCAAGCAGCTTACTTCTTTGGCTCCACAGCTTATTGTTCGGCAAAGTACGGAAGCGCGGAGCGGCCAAAAGAAGGTCAGCTCGAATTAG
- a CDS encoding DHA2 family efflux MFS transporter permease subunit, producing MQETSTSPNKTYKVMPIMISLLLSGFIGFFSETALNVALTDLMRDLSVNEATVQWLTTIFLLTLGVLVPVSGMLLQWFTTRQLFVWSLIFSIIGTFVAALAPNFETLLIARVLQATGTGLLLPLLFNTILVIIPIEKRGAAMGIIGLIMMFAPATGPTFAGILIANLSWHWIFWVSLPFLIISLFVGLVYLQNVSTLTRPRIDILSICLSTLGFGGVVYGFSSAGEGEGGWGSAKVIIAMTVGIVALILFVIRQLKMKEPMINLTTFKYPMFTIGLIMVFICMMVILSSMLILPMYLQRGLMMSPLTVGLLLLPGGLINGFLSPVMGGLFDKYGPKWLVLPGLLVVAVVLWFFSDISTASTTALIIVLHSLLMIGISMIMMPAQTNGLNQLPPELYPHGTAIMNTLQQVAGAIGTALAVSIMTAGMEKFLKSAEGNPESPANLVSGLTVGVQNAFIFAMVLALVGLAIAFFIKRVKVTAAGEQGA from the coding sequence ATGCAGGAGACTTCAACTTCACCCAATAAGACTTACAAAGTCATGCCGATTATGATTTCGCTATTGCTTAGCGGATTTATCGGTTTCTTTAGTGAGACCGCTCTAAATGTAGCATTGACTGATTTAATGAGAGATTTGAGCGTTAACGAGGCCACTGTACAATGGCTTACGACTATATTTTTGCTGACGCTGGGAGTACTGGTGCCGGTTTCAGGCATGCTGCTGCAATGGTTTACAACACGGCAACTGTTTGTATGGTCATTGATTTTTTCTATTATAGGAACATTCGTAGCGGCTCTTGCACCGAACTTTGAAACGCTGCTTATTGCGCGTGTGCTTCAAGCAACGGGAACAGGGCTGCTGCTGCCGCTATTATTTAATACGATTCTCGTCATTATCCCGATTGAGAAGCGTGGCGCAGCGATGGGGATTATAGGCCTCATTATGATGTTCGCACCAGCAACGGGGCCCACTTTTGCCGGTATTTTGATCGCTAACTTAAGCTGGCACTGGATTTTCTGGGTGTCCTTGCCGTTTTTGATTATTTCCTTATTTGTAGGGCTTGTCTATTTGCAAAATGTTTCTACTTTGACTAGGCCGCGTATCGACATATTGTCGATTTGCTTGTCCACCCTCGGCTTTGGCGGTGTCGTATACGGCTTTAGCAGCGCGGGAGAAGGCGAGGGTGGATGGGGCAGCGCGAAGGTCATTATCGCGATGACCGTAGGTATCGTTGCGCTCATTTTATTCGTTATCCGCCAGCTTAAAATGAAAGAGCCAATGATTAATTTGACGACGTTTAAATACCCTATGTTTACGATCGGCTTAATTATGGTGTTTATTTGCATGATGGTTATTTTGTCGTCCATGCTGATACTGCCTATGTATTTACAGCGCGGCCTAATGATGAGCCCGTTGACCGTTGGGCTGCTTCTCCTCCCAGGCGGGCTTATTAATGGCTTCTTGTCTCCTGTAATGGGCGGACTGTTTGATAAGTATGGACCAAAATGGCTCGTTCTTCCGGGCCTGTTGGTTGTAGCGGTTGTACTGTGGTTTTTCTCTGATATTTCTACCGCGTCGACGACTGCATTGATCATCGTGCTGCATTCCCTGCTGATGATCGGGATCTCGATGATTATGATGCCGGCGCAAACGAATGGTTTGAATCAGCTTCCGCCTGAGCTGTATCCGCATGGAACAGCGATTATGAACACCTTGCAGCAGGTTGCGGGTGCCATTGGTACAGCGCTGGCAGTAAGTATCATGACAGCAGGAATGGAAAAATTCCTCAAGTCAGCAGAAGGAAACCCGGAATCGCCAGCCAACTTGGTTAGCGGATTGACCGTTGGCGTGCAAAATGCATTTATATTTGCCATGGTGCTTGCCCTTGTTGGGCTTGCTATTGCTTTCTTTATTAAGCGAGTGAAGGTGACGGCAGCAGGCGAACAAGGAGCTTAA
- a CDS encoding TetR/AcrR family transcriptional regulator yields the protein MASKPNARQQIIDTAMKLFCVQGYHATGLNQIIKESSCPKGSLYYYFPEGKEELAVECISTIKNSVLEKWRINFEQNSDPVAAIQAHISDIIQDGKQSQFRGFMPFSFWMAAETCLISERLRSACQVVFIEWQQYIAQQLVNNGTNDSSAAEISNVILSLVEGAFILAITHGDEKPLVHISRLVPSIVNGGAAS from the coding sequence GTGGCTTCAAAGCCGAATGCCCGCCAGCAGATCATAGATACAGCTATGAAGCTGTTTTGTGTGCAAGGGTATCATGCAACGGGGTTAAATCAAATTATTAAGGAAAGCTCTTGTCCGAAGGGGTCCTTGTACTACTATTTCCCTGAAGGCAAGGAGGAACTGGCGGTTGAATGTATTTCAACGATTAAGAATTCTGTGCTGGAAAAATGGCGGATAAATTTTGAGCAGAATTCTGACCCGGTAGCAGCCATTCAGGCCCATATTTCCGACATCATTCAAGATGGGAAGCAATCGCAGTTTAGAGGATTTATGCCGTTCAGCTTTTGGATGGCTGCTGAGACATGCCTCATTAGCGAAAGACTGAGATCAGCTTGCCAAGTCGTTTTTATTGAATGGCAGCAGTACATTGCCCAGCAGCTCGTTAACAATGGCACGAATGACAGCAGCGCTGCTGAAATCAGCAATGTTATTCTTTCCTTAGTGGAAGGTGCATTCATTTTGGCTATCACTCATGGGGATGAGAAGCCGCTCGTCCATATTTCGCGTCTCGTGCCGTCAATTGTTAATGGTGGCGCAGCAAGCTAG
- a CDS encoding nucleotidyltransferase family protein — protein MNEESYIMDIIREDDWMMDILHTVRGLDLPDWWVCAGFVRSKLWDVLHDYKKRTPLADVDVIYYDAASLSEPIEKQLEQQLRSLRPEIPWSVKNQARMHVVSGLPPYSCSVDAISKFPETATSLGVALDASGQLQLAAPWGVSDVLQAVLRPTVYYEQGTGNYHVYEQRIVKKNWQATWPKVN, from the coding sequence ATGAATGAAGAGTCATACATAATGGATATCATCCGGGAAGACGACTGGATGATGGACATCTTGCATACGGTGAGGGGGCTCGATTTGCCGGACTGGTGGGTATGCGCCGGGTTTGTGCGTTCCAAATTGTGGGATGTGCTGCATGATTATAAGAAGCGGACGCCGCTTGCGGATGTGGATGTTATTTATTACGATGCGGCTTCTCTAAGTGAGCCTATCGAGAAGCAGCTAGAGCAGCAACTGCGGAGTTTGAGACCTGAAATTCCTTGGTCAGTGAAAAATCAGGCGAGAATGCATGTCGTCAGCGGCTTGCCGCCTTATTCCTGCTCCGTGGATGCGATTTCCAAATTTCCTGAAACGGCGACTTCGCTTGGCGTGGCACTGGATGCGAGCGGGCAGCTTCAGCTAGCAGCTCCATGGGGAGTATCTGATGTCCTGCAAGCTGTGCTTAGGCCTACCGTTTATTATGAGCAAGGGACGGGCAATTACCACGTATACGAACAAAGAATCGTTAAGAAAAATTGGCAGGCGACATGGCCAAAGGTGAATTAA
- a CDS encoding carbon-nitrogen hydrolase family protein, protein MEHHKVKVGVVQAAPSLLDKQSAFKQIAAYAGEASRQGVKLLVFPEVFISGYPRGMTFGNRVGSRTAEGREDFRRYAESAITIPGEDTDRLGEIAAENGLYLIVGALERDQEFSGATLYNSIVYVGPDGRLLGKHRKLIPTAAERLLWGQGDGSTLTVIPTPFGRIGGLICWENYMPLARTAMYAKGIDIFITPTADARDTWQSTIRHIACEGRCYVLSSNQFATKSLYPKDLASFAELEQMDEVLSRGGSAIVGPLGEYIAEPVYGREALLVAELDMSKIAESRFDFDVVGHYSRPDVFQLHVNESTQSNVFFKSTL, encoded by the coding sequence ATGGAGCACCACAAGGTGAAAGTTGGCGTTGTGCAGGCTGCGCCTAGTTTATTGGATAAGCAATCGGCGTTCAAGCAAATAGCTGCCTATGCCGGCGAAGCAAGCAGACAAGGGGTCAAGCTGCTGGTGTTTCCTGAAGTTTTTATCTCCGGTTACCCGCGCGGCATGACGTTTGGGAATCGCGTTGGAAGCCGAACAGCAGAGGGACGGGAAGACTTTCGCCGTTATGCGGAAAGTGCAATAACAATTCCGGGCGAGGATACCGATCGGTTAGGGGAAATTGCTGCCGAAAATGGCTTATATCTAATCGTTGGTGCGCTGGAGCGCGATCAGGAATTTAGCGGTGCGACTTTATATAATTCAATCGTGTATGTAGGTCCTGATGGCAGGCTGCTTGGCAAACATCGAAAGCTTATTCCTACAGCTGCGGAGCGTCTGCTTTGGGGGCAAGGAGATGGCAGCACGCTAACGGTTATCCCAACCCCTTTTGGACGAATAGGCGGCTTGATTTGCTGGGAAAACTATATGCCGCTAGCTCGGACCGCCATGTATGCGAAAGGTATAGACATTTTTATAACGCCTACTGCGGATGCCCGCGATACATGGCAATCGACGATTCGTCATATTGCCTGCGAAGGCCGCTGCTATGTGCTGTCGAGTAATCAGTTTGCTACGAAGTCCTTGTATCCGAAGGATTTGGCAAGCTTTGCCGAGCTGGAGCAGATGGATGAGGTGCTGAGCAGGGGCGGCAGCGCTATCGTTGGGCCGCTAGGGGAATATATAGCAGAGCCTGTTTATGGGCGGGAGGCGCTGCTCGTGGCAGAGCTGGATATGTCGAAAATCGCCGAAAGCCGATTTGACTTTGATGTGGTCGGGCATTACAGCCGGCCGGACGTGTTTCAACTGCATGTTAATGAATCCACGCAGTCTAATGTATTTTTTAAGAGCACATTGTAA
- a CDS encoding PLP-dependent aminotransferase family protein, whose protein sequence is MNGIIRIRQIDNERGVGMTWKLDRTLKTPVYLQIAELLERSIASGEYPPGSPLPSERKLAEQLGVNRSTIVQAYAELRSAGLVESKVGSGTTVSRSKWGISPSHTPNWRQYAEGGSFLPNLPFMRRIRSSMRHHGQMIDMASGELAEPLFPSGLLQSIMQEQPFTEPLGYDHPQGNPQLRVELSAFLRKQGIAAPEASILVTSGSQQSLYLITQCLLAPGDAVAIEDPSYCYSLPMFQSAGLRICRLPVHHDGIDPDDIARLYREHRIRMLFLNPNYQNPTGTSLSMEKRQRVLAIAAELRIPIVEDDPFSLTSFHHQALPSLKALDKEDIVLYIGSLSKIAASGLRIGWLVAPQTVVSRLADARQQMDFGLSILPQWLAGRLLASNEFPLHLQMLRKALEAKQQRMIGALEHYFSEKLAFTAHPGGLNLWCKSKENISDHRLLEESIQRGLVFVPGSVYGSEEGFIRLSYARPEPEQMEIGIERLAAALRASLASKS, encoded by the coding sequence ATGAATGGAATAATTCGAATTAGACAAATCGATAATGAACGGGGTGTAGGCATGACGTGGAAGCTGGATCGAACATTAAAAACGCCTGTTTACTTGCAGATTGCCGAGCTGCTGGAACGCAGCATTGCCTCCGGCGAATATCCGCCAGGCAGCCCGCTTCCCTCCGAACGCAAACTGGCGGAGCAATTAGGCGTTAATCGCAGCACGATTGTACAAGCGTATGCCGAGCTGCGCTCAGCCGGCTTGGTGGAAAGCAAGGTAGGGAGCGGCACAACCGTGAGCCGCAGTAAATGGGGGATATCCCCCTCGCATACGCCGAATTGGCGGCAATATGCAGAAGGAGGCAGCTTCCTGCCTAATTTGCCCTTTATGAGGCGCATTCGTTCATCCATGCGGCATCATGGCCAAATGATTGACATGGCGAGCGGCGAGCTGGCGGAGCCGCTGTTTCCGAGCGGACTGCTCCAGTCCATTATGCAGGAGCAGCCATTCACGGAGCCGCTTGGCTATGATCATCCACAGGGCAATCCGCAGCTGCGGGTGGAGCTAAGCGCTTTTTTGCGGAAACAGGGCATTGCCGCTCCTGAAGCTTCTATTCTCGTTACTTCCGGCTCGCAGCAATCGCTCTATTTAATAACGCAATGTTTGCTTGCACCAGGAGATGCCGTTGCGATCGAAGATCCCTCCTACTGCTATTCGCTGCCGATGTTCCAATCTGCGGGACTGCGTATTTGCCGTCTTCCGGTTCATCATGACGGCATTGATCCGGATGATATTGCGCGATTGTACCGCGAGCATCGCATTCGCATGCTTTTTCTCAATCCGAACTATCAAAATCCGACAGGCACTTCTTTGAGCATGGAAAAAAGGCAGCGCGTATTAGCCATAGCTGCCGAGCTGCGTATTCCGATTGTAGAGGACGACCCGTTCAGCCTGACTTCCTTTCACCATCAGGCTTTGCCATCACTAAAAGCGCTGGACAAGGAGGATATCGTGCTCTATATTGGCTCATTATCCAAAATCGCGGCATCGGGCCTGCGAATCGGCTGGCTGGTCGCACCGCAAACGGTTGTGAGCCGCCTCGCCGATGCGAGGCAGCAAATGGACTTTGGCCTTAGCATTTTGCCTCAGTGGCTGGCTGGCCGCCTGCTCGCTTCAAACGAATTTCCGCTGCATTTGCAAATGTTGCGAAAGGCGCTTGAGGCCAAGCAGCAGCGAATGATCGGTGCGCTGGAGCATTATTTTTCAGAAAAACTCGCATTTACCGCGCACCCAGGAGGGCTAAATCTATGGTGTAAATCCAAGGAGAACATCAGCGATCATCGCCTGCTGGAAGAAAGTATTCAGAGAGGGCTTGTGTTCGTTCCTGGCAGTGTGTATGGCTCGGAGGAAGGCTTCATTCGTCTAAGCTATGCCCGGCCGGAGCCCGAGCAAATGGAAATAGGAATCGAGCGATTGGCAGCCGCACTGCGCGCCAGCTTGGCCTCGAAAAGCTGA
- a CDS encoding diguanylate cyclase: MIIITILSVTFTLFFFSKQLINALLHMDLFRFEVRKKLLFGVVYGVCGILIMWFGVPVSEHGIIDFRYFFIIIAAYYGGLHASMLASVLIAGGRILLFGGLNDASIAAAAFIFLLGVLTGLIFVNKRLGGFWTKWSISLLVLLALLYVNACYTYGMEWSSPILKYLFPPMLSSGLVVAYCVRYLTQRDEMFQQKEQEATTDFLTQLANVRAFDAEFNRLFIQAESGKEPLALLFLDIDYFKKINDTYGHPAGDAVLRELAAIVRRTVRAEDVASRYGGEEFSILLPNCSPSGAYALAENLRSKIESCRIPVNDKETVGVTVSIGIACYPEVEQEFLIDYADQALYQAKLSGRNKTILWRS, translated from the coding sequence ATGATAATAATAACGATTTTATCCGTTACATTCACATTGTTTTTTTTCAGCAAGCAGCTCATAAATGCTCTGCTTCATATGGATTTATTTCGCTTCGAAGTTAGAAAGAAACTTTTGTTTGGCGTGGTATACGGCGTTTGCGGCATCTTAATCATGTGGTTTGGAGTGCCAGTATCCGAGCACGGCATCATTGATTTTAGATATTTCTTTATTATAATTGCTGCGTATTACGGGGGCCTGCATGCTTCTATGCTGGCATCTGTTCTTATTGCAGGGGGACGAATACTGCTGTTTGGCGGCTTAAATGACGCCTCCATCGCCGCTGCGGCATTTATTTTCTTGCTAGGGGTATTAACAGGCCTTATTTTTGTAAACAAGCGCCTAGGCGGATTTTGGACAAAATGGAGCATTTCTTTGCTGGTGCTACTGGCATTGCTTTATGTAAATGCTTGTTATACATATGGAATGGAATGGTCCAGCCCGATTTTAAAATATCTGTTCCCGCCGATGCTATCGAGCGGCCTTGTCGTCGCATATTGCGTGCGTTATTTGACGCAGCGCGATGAGATGTTCCAGCAAAAGGAGCAGGAAGCGACAACGGATTTTCTCACTCAGCTGGCTAATGTCAGAGCTTTCGATGCGGAGTTTAACCGTTTATTTATTCAGGCAGAGAGCGGAAAGGAGCCGCTTGCTCTCCTGTTTCTGGATATTGATTATTTCAAAAAAATAAATGATACGTACGGCCACCCCGCAGGAGATGCTGTTTTGCGCGAACTCGCGGCTATTGTAAGGCGCACGGTTAGGGCAGAGGATGTCGCCTCGCGCTATGGCGGCGAGGAATTTTCCATTTTGCTGCCTAATTGTTCACCGTCCGGCGCTTATGCTTTGGCAGAAAATTTGCGCAGCAAAATTGAGAGCTGCCGTATTCCCGTTAATGACAAGGAAACGGTAGGTGTGACCGTCTCGATCGGCATTGCCTGTTATCCGGAGGTTGAACAGGAGTTTCTAATTGATTATGCCGATCAGGCCTTGTATCAGGCTAAGCTCTCTGGCAGAAACAAGACGATATTGTGGCGCTCTTAA
- a CDS encoding HD-GYP domain-containing protein: MDNGNQLFLGKQLALDLFNHNGVLVAPVHTVLDQEQLDLIYRHAIELEERDIKRDKGKSQAQGKMDNCTQYMAELFEQIRYAKQIPVLQIREKIIPSINELTDLPDFYELLGALQSKDDYSYRHNIGVGVLSTLIGKWMDMDERDLMQLTMAATLHDIGKTKISNEILNKPALLDPKEFDLMKKHTIFGYEMLKETVGINHIQALVALQHHERQDGSGYPLGLRSEQIAPLSKIVAVADVFHAMTSDRPYRKALPFYETLIQMNNNIFGEFDPQISKLFMDKMMQSMLGHQVLLTNNEIGSIVLINPQNALRPLVKMNDDFIDLSRDTSLHILKVAP, from the coding sequence ATGGACAACGGCAATCAATTGTTTTTGGGAAAGCAGCTGGCTCTAGATTTATTTAACCATAACGGGGTGCTAGTTGCTCCTGTCCATACGGTATTGGATCAGGAACAGCTGGATTTGATTTATCGTCATGCGATTGAACTGGAAGAAAGAGATATTAAGCGGGACAAGGGAAAATCGCAGGCGCAGGGAAAGATGGACAACTGTACGCAATACATGGCGGAGCTATTTGAGCAAATTCGTTATGCCAAGCAAATTCCAGTGCTTCAGATCCGGGAAAAAATCATACCTTCGATAAATGAGCTGACGGACCTTCCTGATTTTTACGAATTGCTGGGAGCTTTGCAATCCAAAGATGATTATTCTTACCGCCATAATATAGGGGTAGGTGTATTATCTACATTAATTGGAAAATGGATGGATATGGATGAACGCGATCTCATGCAGCTTACGATGGCGGCCACGCTCCACGATATCGGCAAAACGAAAATTTCAAATGAAATTTTGAACAAGCCCGCATTGCTTGATCCGAAAGAGTTTGACCTGATGAAAAAGCATACGATATTTGGCTATGAGATGCTAAAAGAAACGGTTGGCATTAATCATATTCAAGCTTTGGTAGCGCTTCAGCATCATGAACGGCAAGATGGTAGCGGTTACCCGCTCGGCCTGCGCTCTGAGCAAATCGCCCCGCTTAGCAAAATCGTAGCAGTAGCTGACGTTTTCCATGCAATGACTTCTGATCGGCCATATCGCAAAGCACTGCCCTTTTATGAGACGCTTATCCAAATGAACAATAATATTTTTGGCGAGTTTGATCCGCAAATCAGCAAGCTGTTTATGGACAAAATGATGCAGTCGATGCTAGGGCATCAAGTGCTGCTCACCAACAATGAAATCGGCTCCATCGTATTGATCAATCCGCAAAATGCGCTTAGACCGTTAGTGAAAATGAATGACGACTTTATTGATTTAAGCAGAGATACGAGTTTGCATATTCTCAAAGTTGCGCCTTAA
- a CDS encoding GNAT family N-acetyltransferase — protein MPLTKTVVKELDLTEITALAATKKGERNKAADYMLPLMQNGVKLFIRNVRTELRLLQAGQAWLPLTVNEQEYDNSYVCSPYGTYVKYAEEELYLLENPLLRFLCGSLLKAIAPLLRWAQIDRNVHVNNWLLSTNLYTEISSYELEGATQTLTASYPKHAIIYRSLNRRTNEKLLAQLLQQGYVLVPSRQVYFFNGADPLYLKKKNTKWDRKLLAQSGYRIVPHAELGEPDYERIAELYDLLYVGKYSALNPQFTAEYIRHCHQKGLLEMTGLRDEKGVLQGVMGCFIHGEVISVPLVGYNTALPQHNGLYRILMHLAMQAAADRGQLLHLSSGAANFKRIRGAEAEMEYSAVYIRHLSAGRRAVWSGLSKLLLAAGVPLMRKYKL, from the coding sequence TTGCCCCTAACTAAGACGGTCGTTAAAGAGCTGGACCTTACAGAAATAACAGCGCTTGCCGCAACAAAAAAGGGGGAACGAAATAAAGCGGCTGATTATATGCTTCCCTTGATGCAAAACGGGGTAAAATTATTTATCCGCAACGTGCGCACGGAGCTGCGGCTGCTGCAGGCGGGCCAAGCATGGCTGCCCCTGACGGTTAATGAGCAGGAATATGACAATTCTTATGTGTGCTCCCCTTATGGAACGTATGTCAAGTATGCGGAAGAAGAGCTTTATTTGTTGGAAAATCCGCTGCTGCGCTTCCTGTGCGGCTCCTTGCTTAAGGCGATTGCGCCGCTGCTCCGCTGGGCTCAAATTGATCGAAACGTCCATGTGAACAACTGGCTGCTTTCAACGAATTTGTACACTGAAATAAGCTCGTATGAGCTGGAGGGAGCTACACAGACGTTAACAGCAAGCTATCCGAAGCATGCAATTATTTATCGTTCGCTGAACAGGCGCACAAATGAGAAGCTGCTTGCGCAATTGCTGCAGCAGGGCTATGTGCTGGTCCCGAGCAGGCAGGTTTATTTTTTCAATGGAGCCGATCCGTTGTACTTGAAGAAAAAGAATACGAAGTGGGACCGCAAGCTGCTCGCCCAGTCTGGCTATCGTATCGTACCCCATGCTGAACTTGGCGAGCCGGACTATGAGCGCATTGCGGAGCTGTATGACCTGCTGTATGTGGGCAAATATTCGGCGCTCAATCCCCAGTTTACCGCTGAATATATTCGCCACTGCCATCAGAAAGGTCTGCTGGAAATGACCGGGCTCCGCGATGAGAAAGGGGTTTTGCAAGGCGTGATGGGCTGTTTTATTCATGGGGAGGTCATATCGGTACCGCTGGTCGGCTACAATACGGCGCTTCCCCAGCATAATGGCCTTTACCGAATACTGATGCATTTGGCGATGCAAGCCGCTGCGGATCGCGGACAGCTGCTGCATCTCAGCTCTGGGGCGGCTAATTTTAAGCGCATTCGCGGGGCGGAAGCGGAAATGGAATACAGTGCGGTGTACATCAGGCATCTTTCGGCAGGGAGGAGAGCGGTATGGAGCGGTCTTAGCAAGCTTTTATTGGCGGCCGGCGTTCCGCTTATGAGAAAATATAAGCTGTAA
- a CDS encoding F390 synthetase-related protein produces the protein MRVLRLLVYYVLTRVRSRRFRSRKALEAWQHRKVVALVKRVRQQSPFYRSYYQGLDAHNWRSFPTIDKAVMMDHFDQLNTAGITKEEAFRIALRAERERDFSAQIGDIAVGLSSGTSGSRGLFLVSAKERAAWAGTVLAKALPASLLVRQRIAFFLRADSHLYQSVRSKRLQFRFYDMIHPVEDNVRLLSEQQPTLLVAPPSMLRLLAEAQLAGELFIAPGKVISVAEVLEPLDKQLIEQAFGVRVDQIYQCTEGFLAATCSQGTLHLNEDILVIEKEYVDEEQRIFSPIITDFSRETQPIVRYRLNDLLTEATQPCACGSSFTAIASIEGRTDDLFYGRDADTQRLVPIFPDFIRRAVIMSSERIKEYKVVQQSDRQLEVALRVDGAPEELHPELAAALSKLFTSRGCMAPLIAFVPYEADQGLRKLRRVERKWKV, from the coding sequence ATGAGAGTATTAAGGCTGCTGGTCTATTATGTGCTGACACGGGTGCGCTCCCGGCGCTTTCGCAGCCGGAAGGCGCTGGAAGCCTGGCAGCACCGCAAAGTTGTGGCACTTGTGAAGCGGGTACGCCAGCAATCGCCCTTTTACCGAAGCTATTATCAAGGGCTGGATGCACATAATTGGCGCAGCTTCCCAACGATCGATAAAGCGGTAATGATGGACCATTTTGACCAGCTGAACACAGCGGGTATTACGAAGGAGGAAGCATTCCGAATCGCGCTGCGCGCCGAGCGGGAACGGGACTTCTCCGCGCAGATCGGCGATATTGCGGTCGGCCTGTCGTCAGGCACATCAGGCAGCCGGGGCTTGTTTCTGGTCAGTGCCAAGGAACGCGCAGCATGGGCGGGAACGGTACTGGCAAAGGCGCTGCCAGCCTCGCTGCTTGTGCGGCAGCGGATCGCTTTTTTTCTGCGGGCGGACAGCCATTTGTACCAAAGCGTGCGCTCCAAGCGGCTGCAATTCCGTTTTTACGACATGATCCATCCAGTAGAGGACAATGTGCGATTGTTAAGCGAGCAGCAGCCGACGCTGCTGGTTGCACCGCCGTCCATGCTGCGGCTGCTCGCTGAAGCGCAGCTTGCCGGAGAGCTGTTCATTGCGCCGGGTAAAGTGATCTCGGTTGCAGAAGTGCTTGAGCCGCTGGACAAGCAGCTTATTGAGCAGGCTTTTGGCGTGCGCGTCGATCAAATTTATCAATGTACAGAAGGCTTCCTCGCTGCTACCTGCTCACAGGGCACCCTGCATCTGAACGAGGATATACTCGTCATTGAGAAGGAATATGTGGACGAGGAGCAGCGTATCTTCTCGCCAATCATTACTGACTTTTCACGGGAAACGCAGCCTATCGTGCGATATCGGCTTAATGATTTGCTGACGGAGGCGACGCAGCCTTGTGCCTGTGGCTCCAGCTTTACGGCGATTGCCTCCATTGAAGGCAGGACGGATGATTTATTTTATGGACGCGATGCGGATACACAGCGGCTTGTGCCGATTTTTCCCGATTTTATAAGGCGGGCGGTCATTATGTCCTCAGAGCGTATTAAGGAATACAAGGTCGTTCAGCAATCGGATCGGCAGCTGGAAGTAGCTCTGCGCGTCGATGGAGCGCCAGAGGAGCTGCACCCGGAGCTTGCCGCTGCGCTGTCCAAGCTGTTTACTTCACGCGGCTGCATGGCGCCGCTGATTGCATTTGTCCCATATGAAGCGGATCAGGGGCTGCGCAAGCTGCGGCGGGTAGAGCGAAAGTGGAAGGTTTAG